TCATTCAATGGTTTTTATAGGTACTAATGTGTCGTTAAACCACCTGACAGTATGCCTAACAACTCTTTCCACATAAGGACTGTCGGTCGCTAATGAATGGTAAATATGGTCCGCTCCGCTAATTACATACGACTCTTCAGGTGAAGCATTTGCGCTGGCAAATATTTTCGCCTCTTGGGGGCTAACATAATCGTCTGAACCGCGAATAGATAATAAAGCACCATGATACTTTTCTAGCGGACTAAAAACATCATGGCCCAACATTCCTAACAAATGCTGTCGGGTAATAGTTAATTCGACCCATTGTTGTAATTTAGCCTCACCTTTATTTAACACATCTTGTACTACCTCAGCGGGTATTGAACGAATAATTTCAGCTGGGTCACCGGCACTTGACCACAAGACCAAACTATTAATTTTATCTGGATTGTTACCAGCCAAAGCCAGAGCGGTAGCACCACCTAAACTAAACCCCACAACCGCAATGGGTATATTGGGGTAATGCTGACGTAAGAAATTCAGCCCGACTTGAGCATCAGCCACACGGGATTGAAACGTACTATC
The sequence above is a segment of the Paraglaciecola sp. L3A3 genome. Coding sequences within it:
- a CDS encoding alpha/beta hydrolase, with protein sequence MFIAQLASRWFTFIIFAIFTGKAFTAENKTLIDSDLIAIHNSGINLANKQTPKAAVLMIHGWASQMNEVGDMYLRLAQQLAEQGYASLRINIRGESEREKTNFRMDSTFQSRVADAQVGLNFLRQHYPNIPIAVVGFSLGGATALALAGNNPDKINSLVLWSSAGDPAEIIRSIPAEVVQDVLNKGEAKLQQWVELTITRQHLLGMLGHDVFSPLEKYHGALLSIRGSDDYVSPQEAKIFASANASPEESYVISGADHIYHSLATDSPYVERVVRHTVRWFNDTLVPIKTIE